A region from the Janthinobacterium agaricidamnosum genome encodes:
- a CDS encoding glycoside hydrolase family 15 protein encodes MTTSHDTAASQPPTQASLNCGVVGNCAFNALIDQAGQVVWSCLPRFDGDPVFNRLLDDTENGSVWAIDIENFARSEQFYEPNTAVLRTRLYDTQGRGVEITDFAPRFLSRDRMFRPLMLIRRVRPLDHAVRIRVRLRPRYDWGRLAPQITQGSHHIRYVGPEQTLRLNTDVSLNYVLSETYFVLGGTANFLLGPDETLAGGIDETARIFEKETINYWRTYTRRLAVPLEWQDVVIRAAITLKLSLYEDTGAIIAAMTTSIPEAPGSSRNWDYRYCWLRDAFFVVRALNSLSEVGTMEEYLRWLTNIVARSKGGHIQPLYGIGLEEQLPESILDHLPGYRGNGPVRVGNQAQEHFQHDVYGNIVLGAAQAFLDHRLFHRAGKAEFAALEAVGDQAFRLHAEPDAGMWELRTRARVHTSSMLMSWAACDRLAKVAHKLGLADRADHWNSRAVLIRERLLREAWSEERQAFAESLGGRDLDASVLLMAEVNFIDPMDPRFIATVDALEASLCDGPYMRRYEAPDDFGKPETAFNICTFWRIDALARIGRKDEARKIFETMLLARNHLGLLSEDTHPVTGEMWGNFPQTYSMVGLINCAVRLSAPWDSAV; translated from the coding sequence ATGACGACATCGCATGACACCGCCGCCAGCCAACCACCCACGCAAGCATCGCTGAACTGCGGCGTTGTGGGCAATTGCGCCTTCAACGCCCTGATCGACCAGGCGGGGCAGGTCGTCTGGTCTTGCCTGCCCCGTTTCGACGGCGATCCCGTCTTCAACCGCTTGCTGGACGACACGGAAAACGGCAGCGTGTGGGCCATCGACATCGAGAACTTCGCGCGCAGCGAGCAATTCTACGAGCCGAACACGGCCGTGCTGCGCACGCGCCTGTACGACACGCAGGGGCGCGGCGTGGAAATCACGGATTTCGCGCCCCGTTTCCTCAGCCGCGACCGCATGTTCCGCCCGCTGATGCTGATCCGCCGCGTCCGGCCGCTCGACCATGCCGTGCGCATCCGCGTCCGTCTGCGCCCCCGCTACGACTGGGGCCGGCTGGCGCCGCAGATCACGCAGGGCAGCCACCACATCCGCTACGTGGGACCGGAACAGACCTTGCGCCTGAACACCGATGTGTCGCTCAATTATGTGCTGAGCGAAACGTATTTCGTGCTGGGCGGCACGGCCAACTTCCTGCTGGGCCCCGATGAAACCCTGGCCGGCGGCATTGACGAGACGGCGCGCATCTTCGAAAAGGAAACGATCAACTATTGGCGCACCTACACGCGCCGCCTGGCCGTGCCGCTGGAATGGCAGGACGTGGTCATCCGCGCCGCCATCACCTTGAAACTGTCTTTATATGAGGACACGGGCGCCATCATCGCCGCCATGACCACCAGCATCCCCGAAGCGCCGGGCAGCAGCCGCAACTGGGATTACCGCTATTGCTGGCTGCGCGATGCCTTCTTTGTCGTGCGCGCATTGAACAGCCTGTCGGAAGTGGGCACGATGGAAGAGTATTTGCGCTGGCTGACGAATATCGTCGCCCGCTCGAAAGGCGGCCACATCCAGCCCCTGTACGGCATCGGCCTGGAAGAGCAGCTGCCCGAATCGATACTCGACCACTTGCCCGGCTACCGGGGCAACGGCCCCGTGCGGGTGGGCAACCAGGCGCAGGAACACTTCCAGCACGACGTCTACGGCAATATCGTGCTGGGCGCGGCGCAGGCCTTCCTCGACCACCGCCTGTTCCACCGCGCCGGCAAGGCCGAGTTTGCAGCGCTGGAAGCCGTGGGCGACCAGGCATTCAGATTGCACGCGGAACCGGACGCGGGCATGTGGGAGCTGCGTACGCGGGCCCGCGTCCACACCTCGTCCATGCTGATGAGCTGGGCCGCCTGCGACCGCCTGGCCAAGGTCGCCCATAAACTGGGCTTGGCGGACCGCGCCGACCACTGGAACAGCCGCGCCGTGCTGATCCGAGAGCGCCTGCTGCGCGAAGCGTGGAGCGAAGAGCGCCAGGCGTTTGCGGAAAGCCTGGGCGGGCGCGACCTCGACGCCTCCGTCCTGCTGATGGCGGAAGTCAACTTCATCGACCCCATGGACCCGCGTTTCATCGCTACAGTCGACGCGCTCGAAGCATCGCTGTGCGACGGCCCCTACATGCGCCGCTATGAAGCCCCCGACGACTTCGGCAAACCCGAGACCGCCTTCAACATCTGCACCTTCTGGCGCATCGACGCCCTGGCGCGCATCGGCAGGAAAGACGAGGCGCGCAAGATCTTCGAAACCATGCTGCTGGCGCGCAACCACCTGGGCCTGCTGTCGGAAGACACGCACCCGGTGACGGGAGAGATGTGGGGGAACTTTCCGCAGACGTATTCGATGGTGGGGCTGATCAACTGTGCCGTGCGGTTGTCGGCGCCTTGGGATAGTGCGGTTTAG
- the otsB gene encoding trehalose-phosphatase, protein MADIPDDSAALLQLLSAPGTAVFLDFDGTLVDLAPTPDGVHVAPGVIEALALLAERHGGALALISGRPVAQIDAMLAPLVLPVAGVHGVERRGADGALHVAATPDVAPVLARAQALAAIHPGLLVERKRGAVALHYRLAPHLEQLCLQEMTAAVQACPGVLLLHGKMVLEAKPAATDKGGAIAAFMQESPFAGRRPVFAGDDTTDEAGFAFVQQAGGQGVKVGSGPSAATLRLASPGALRTALLAASVSPTSKE, encoded by the coding sequence ATGGCCGATATCCCTGACGATAGCGCAGCCCTGTTACAGCTGCTGAGTGCGCCCGGAACAGCCGTCTTCCTCGACTTCGACGGCACCCTGGTCGACCTGGCGCCCACGCCCGATGGCGTGCATGTGGCGCCCGGCGTCATCGAAGCGCTGGCGCTGCTGGCCGAGCGCCATGGCGGCGCGCTGGCCCTCATTTCCGGCCGTCCCGTGGCGCAGATCGACGCCATGCTGGCGCCCCTGGTCTTGCCTGTTGCCGGCGTGCACGGCGTGGAGCGGCGCGGCGCCGATGGCGCGTTGCACGTGGCGGCCACGCCCGACGTGGCGCCCGTGCTGGCGCGCGCGCAGGCGCTGGCGGCGATTCACCCCGGCTTGCTGGTGGAACGGAAGCGGGGCGCCGTGGCCCTGCATTATCGGCTGGCGCCCCACCTCGAGCAATTGTGCTTGCAAGAAATGACGGCCGCCGTGCAAGCGTGCCCGGGGGTATTGCTGTTGCATGGCAAAATGGTCCTGGAAGCCAAGCCGGCCGCCACCGACAAGGGCGGCGCCATCGCCGCCTTCATGCAGGAAAGCCCCTTCGCCGGCCGCCGGCCCGTATTCGCGGGCGACGACACCACCGACGAGGCAGGCTTTGCCTTTGTACAACAAGCAGGCGGGCAGGGCGTCAAAGTGGGCAGCGGCCCCAGCGCCGCCACCCTGCGCCTGGCCAGCCCCGGCGCCTTGCGCACGGCGCTGCTGGCCGCTTCCGTATCCCCGACATCGAAGGAGTAG